Proteins from a genomic interval of Verrucomicrobiota bacterium:
- a CDS encoding LemA family protein: MLIVLGILLGLALLVVLWLVGIYNGLVRLRQAVKNAWAQIDVQLKRRHDLIPNLVNTVKGYAAHEKDTFERVVNARAKATSATLPADKIKAEGELTAALGKLLMVAEAYPELKANTNFLQLQGELTSTEDRIALSRQTYNDAVTRYNTDIQVFPNVVVAGMMGFKEEPLFETPAEQREAPQVQF, from the coding sequence TTGCTCATCGTTCTCGGTATTCTCCTCGGCCTCGCGCTTCTCGTTGTGCTTTGGCTGGTCGGCATCTACAACGGCCTGGTGCGGCTGCGGCAAGCCGTGAAAAACGCGTGGGCGCAGATTGATGTCCAACTCAAGCGCCGCCACGATCTCATCCCGAATCTCGTCAACACGGTCAAAGGCTACGCCGCGCACGAGAAGGACACATTCGAGCGCGTTGTCAACGCCCGCGCCAAAGCCACCAGCGCCACGCTGCCCGCGGACAAGATCAAAGCCGAAGGCGAACTGACCGCGGCGCTGGGAAAACTGCTCATGGTGGCCGAGGCCTATCCCGAATTGAAGGCCAACACGAACTTCCTCCAATTGCAGGGAGAACTGACCTCGACCGAAGACCGCATCGCCCTCTCGCGTCAGACTTACAATGATGCCGTCACGCGCTACAACACGGACATCCAGGTGTTCCCGAACGTGGTGGTCGCCGGGATGATGGGCTTCAAAGAAGAACCGCTCTTCGAGACACCCGCCGAGCAACGCGAAGCGCCCCAGGTCCAGTTCTGA
- a CDS encoding DegT/DnrJ/EryC1/StrS family aminotransferase translates to MKVEFYGHVRQYRNIQKEIDGNIQKVLLSGQYVMGPMLKQFESELAAYHGMKHAIGVGNGTDAIWLVLMALGIGPGDEVITHPNTFFATAEAIWIAGATAVFVDCDPKTKCIDPTKIEAAITPKTKAIVPVHLYGQCADMPAIKKIADKHKLHLIEDNAQAIGASGPGFKIGHLSDAAATSFIIQKNLGCFGDGGAVVTNNSQIDERVRKLRNHGSNARNVHSFGFNSRLDDLQAGVLSAKLKCIDSWNDLRRQWSARYTAGLKGCRHFDLPVELPGYRHIYHLYIIETKKPEQRDPLLKFLNDAGIDAKTHYSIAIHQQAGYPWGKGARIAGSVANAERNAASCISLPMYPELTAEEVDCVVAKVKEWDKAQG, encoded by the coding sequence ATGAAGGTTGAGTTTTACGGTCACGTCCGGCAATACCGCAATATCCAGAAGGAAATTGACGGCAACATCCAGAAAGTGCTGCTCAGCGGCCAATACGTCATGGGCCCGATGCTCAAGCAATTCGAATCCGAGCTGGCGGCTTATCACGGCATGAAACACGCCATCGGCGTCGGCAACGGCACCGATGCCATCTGGCTGGTCCTCATGGCGCTCGGCATTGGGCCGGGCGACGAAGTGATCACGCACCCGAATACGTTTTTCGCCACGGCGGAGGCCATCTGGATCGCAGGCGCGACCGCGGTGTTCGTCGATTGCGATCCGAAGACGAAGTGCATTGATCCCACGAAGATCGAAGCGGCCATCACGCCCAAGACCAAAGCCATCGTCCCCGTCCATCTCTACGGGCAGTGCGCCGACATGCCCGCGATCAAGAAAATCGCGGACAAACACAAGCTGCATCTGATCGAAGACAATGCTCAGGCTATTGGCGCGAGCGGGCCCGGATTCAAGATCGGCCACTTGAGCGACGCGGCGGCGACGAGCTTTATCATCCAGAAAAATCTCGGCTGCTTCGGAGACGGCGGCGCCGTGGTGACCAACAATTCGCAGATCGACGAGCGCGTTCGCAAGCTGCGCAACCACGGCTCGAACGCCCGCAACGTCCACAGCTTCGGATTCAACAGCCGGCTGGACGACTTGCAAGCGGGCGTGCTCAGCGCGAAACTCAAGTGCATCGATTCTTGGAATGATCTGCGCCGCCAATGGTCAGCGCGTTATACCGCGGGCTTGAAAGGTTGCCGCCATTTCGATCTGCCCGTCGAACTGCCCGGTTACCGGCACATTTACCACCTCTACATCATCGAAACCAAGAAGCCCGAACAGCGCGACCCGCTGCTGAAATTCCTGAACGACGCCGGCATCGACGCCAAGACACATTACTCGATCGCGATTCACCAGCAGGCCGGTTATCCCTGGGGCAAAGGCGCGCGCATTGCCGGCTCCGTGGCCAACGCCGAACGCAACGCCGCTTCGTGCATCAGCCTTCCGATGTATCCCGAACTGACCGCCGAGGAAGTCGATTGCGTCGTCGCCAAAGTGAAGGAATGGGACAAGGCGCAGGGTTAG
- a CDS encoding Uma2 family endonuclease: protein MVRPVRLAPPHRFTREDYHAIAEAGILGEDDRVELIAGEITTQMPIGTVHAGTVKRLNQLFTHLARGRCIVSVQDPVALDPFSEPQPDLALLRPRPDFCANAHPEPGDVLLIVEVADTTLAFDREEKIPLYAAVGIPEVWLVDLSDKSVHVFRLPVQGAYTEMTRHRAGASIAIQGLPDASLAVSDLAL, encoded by the coding sequence ATGGTTCGGCCGGTGCGTTTGGCGCCTCCGCATCGCTTCACCCGTGAGGACTATCACGCGATTGCCGAGGCCGGAATCCTGGGAGAAGACGATCGCGTTGAACTCATCGCCGGGGAAATCACTACCCAAATGCCTATTGGAACTGTGCACGCGGGCACCGTCAAACGACTCAACCAGCTTTTTACGCACTTGGCCAGAGGTCGCTGCATTGTGTCCGTGCAGGATCCGGTTGCCCTTGATCCATTCAGCGAGCCTCAACCAGACCTCGCCTTGCTCCGTCCGCGCCCGGACTTTTGCGCGAACGCGCACCCGGAACCCGGAGACGTTCTGTTGATCGTGGAGGTGGCGGACACCACTCTCGCTTTTGATCGAGAAGAGAAAATCCCGCTTTATGCTGCGGTGGGCATTCCGGAAGTGTGGCTGGTTGATTTGTCCGACAAGTCGGTCCATGTCTTTCGCCTGCCGGTGCAGGGTGCTTACACGGAAATGACGCGCCATCGAGCCGGTGCGAGCATTGCGATCCAGGGTCTGCCTGACGCCTCGTTGGCCGTGAGCGACTTAGCCCTGTAA
- a CDS encoding Gfo/Idh/MocA family oxidoreductase, which translates to MNKYTVLVAGVGKRGLHHATYFKANPRFELAGISSRDSARLQGALGKLGNVPGSGDARALALSLKPDVFCFCTPPSVRLDLIKLGIECGARLIAFEKPVALTSAELFAIRDLVRKAGVKAVVSHQHRYGVHYRKVKEIAASGALGRVHTVYGTATGWMTHMLSHLIDYTCWFNNDTPGAWVMSQAAGRHKFTDNHPSPDYLGGFVQFANGVRGIYEVGAGAPDQPEVAKWWGKNRLGAQGTEGFAEVLTNGGWRAVTQRGGHQSGEGAMNYDLDMPPYIQEMADWLDDEKKVHPCNFEHACLGAEIMLALQRSAAEGGQVALPLTTGMDEQALLKAKLADCPVLASCEQNRKEFGLI; encoded by the coding sequence ATGAACAAATACACGGTCCTTGTGGCCGGCGTGGGCAAGCGCGGCTTGCACCACGCCACATATTTCAAGGCGAATCCGCGCTTCGAACTCGCCGGCATTTCGAGCCGTGATTCCGCCCGTTTGCAGGGTGCGCTCGGAAAGCTGGGGAATGTTCCAGGCAGCGGCGACGCCCGCGCACTCGCGCTTTCCCTGAAGCCGGACGTTTTCTGCTTTTGCACCCCGCCGAGCGTGCGCCTCGATTTGATCAAACTCGGCATTGAGTGCGGCGCCAGGCTGATCGCGTTTGAAAAACCGGTCGCGCTCACCAGCGCCGAATTGTTCGCGATTCGCGATCTGGTTCGGAAGGCCGGAGTCAAAGCGGTGGTCAGCCACCAGCACCGTTACGGCGTCCATTACCGCAAGGTCAAAGAGATCGCCGCCAGCGGCGCGCTGGGGCGTGTCCACACCGTCTATGGGACCGCGACCGGTTGGATGACCCACATGCTTTCGCATCTGATCGACTACACGTGCTGGTTCAACAATGACACGCCCGGCGCGTGGGTGATGTCCCAGGCCGCAGGCCGCCACAAATTCACGGACAACCATCCGTCGCCGGATTATCTCGGAGGTTTTGTCCAATTCGCCAACGGTGTGCGCGGCATTTACGAAGTCGGCGCCGGGGCGCCCGACCAACCAGAGGTGGCGAAGTGGTGGGGCAAGAACCGCCTCGGCGCACAAGGCACCGAAGGGTTCGCGGAAGTTCTCACCAACGGCGGTTGGCGCGCGGTGACCCAACGCGGCGGCCATCAAAGCGGCGAAGGCGCGATGAATTACGACCTCGACATGCCGCCTTACATTCAGGAGATGGCCGATTGGCTTGACGACGAGAAGAAGGTTCATCCCTGCAATTTCGAGCATGCCTGCCTGGGCGCCGAAATCATGCTCGCGCTCCAACGCAGCGCTGCTGAAGGCGGCCAGGTCGCCCTCCCGCTCACGACTGGAATGGACGAGCAAGCGCTCCTCAAGGCGAAACTCGCCGACTGCCCTGTGCTCGCGTCATGCGAGCAGAATCGGAAGGAATTCGGACTGATCTGA
- the nagB gene encoding glucosamine-6-phosphate deaminase: protein MEVIIRPDADAAAELVARLIAKELGANPHLVLGLATGRTMESVYSKLVRIHRETKLDFSLCSTFNLDEYVGLAPDDPHSYRHYMNERLFRLVNVDPRNTHLPNGQAPDLDAECRNYEAAIAKFGRIDLQLLGIGQAGHIGFNEPLSALRSRTRVKALTPATIEQNAAFFGSEDQVPRRAITMGVGTILDARRCVLLATGSDKAYIVAKAVEGSITAMISATALQLHPRCTVVVDEAAAGQLQGAEYYRWIFDNEPEWSEFR, encoded by the coding sequence GTGGAAGTCATTATTCGACCTGACGCCGATGCGGCAGCCGAGTTAGTGGCACGGCTGATCGCCAAGGAACTGGGCGCGAACCCGCATTTGGTGCTGGGCCTGGCCACGGGCCGGACGATGGAATCGGTCTATTCCAAATTGGTCCGCATCCATCGGGAAACGAAACTGGATTTCTCACTTTGCTCCACGTTCAACCTCGACGAATACGTCGGCCTCGCGCCGGACGATCCGCATTCGTATCGGCATTACATGAACGAACGGCTGTTTCGCCTTGTAAACGTCGATCCGCGGAACACACACCTGCCGAACGGCCAGGCGCCCGATCTCGACGCCGAATGCCGCAATTATGAGGCTGCAATTGCCAAGTTCGGCAGGATCGATCTCCAACTGCTCGGCATCGGCCAGGCCGGGCATATCGGCTTCAACGAACCGCTCTCCGCGTTGCGGTCCCGCACGCGCGTGAAGGCGCTCACGCCGGCCACGATCGAGCAAAACGCAGCGTTCTTCGGTTCCGAAGACCAGGTGCCGCGCCGCGCCATCACGATGGGCGTGGGCACGATTCTGGACGCGCGCCGCTGTGTCTTGCTCGCCACCGGCAGCGACAAGGCCTACATCGTCGCCAAAGCCGTGGAAGGCTCGATCACGGCCATGATCTCCGCGACGGCGCTTCAGTTGCATCCGCGCTGCACGGTCGTCGTGGATGAGGCGGCGGCCGGTCAACTCCAGGGCGCCGAGTACTATCGCTGGATATTCGACAACGAACCCGAGTGGTCGGAATTTCGGTAA
- a CDS encoding DUF433 domain-containing protein: protein MKASELPAVDPNILGGTPVFKGTRVPVKTLFEYLGNNYSFRGHQPRVDFSYATPILRRATVQAHRASVILLRWIHR, encoded by the coding sequence ATGAAGGCCAGCGAGTTGCCAGCCGTTGATCCAAACATCTTGGGCGGCACACCGGTCTTCAAAGGGACCCGCGTCCCCGTGAAGACCTTGTTCGAGTATCTGGGGAACAATTACAGCTTTCGTGGTCATCAACCCCGGGTAGATTTCAGCTATGCCACACCTATCCTCAGGCGCGCTACGGTTCAGGCTCATCGCGCTTCTGTCATTTTGCTTCGCTGGATTCATCGATGA
- a CDS encoding CRTAC1 family protein produces MPHLSSGALRFRLIALLSFCFAGFIDDTEAAPYLAPSTRRMAERLERLAQEADPLQNPFLNRRAAEIFGKQLKDALAEPLTRENIPKIVGLRYKFAHELLHAGESEQAVAQFSQLLGFIKTNRIELSDDKVELVRMNAALSHLRLGEQENCLANHTIDSCLMPIQPGGFHKIPRGSRGALPYLLEQLEKNPADLRTGWLLNLAYMTLGEYPDKVPSKFLIPPRVFNSEHDIKRFPDIARGLGVDLNDLAGSVVMDDFDNDGFLDLLISGMGLREQLRLFRNQGDGTFAERTEDAGLVGELGGLNMIQADYNNDGFLDVLVLRGAWFEKQGHHPNSLLRNNGNGTFDDVTEEAGLLSFRPTQTGTWLDFNNDGWIDLFIGNETVPGDTNRCELFRNNANGTFTEISADVGIGALGLIKSVHSGDYNNDGWPDIYVSCRGQPNSLYRNDGPQSPDKSAKGAWKFTNVSKELGVFAPVFSFPSFFFDYDNDGWLDLFSCGYGVKNVGSVAADYLGLPHGAERARLYRNNRDGTFTDVTKSSGLYRVLLAMAANFGDLDNDGFLDIYLGTGAPDLNMLVPNRMLRNAGGSRFQDVTTSGGFGHLQKGHGIAFGDLDHDGDQDIYASIGGAYEGDTYYNALFENPGHGNHWLKLKLVGVKSNRTAIGARIQVNAVSAEGTRAIHKTVNSGATFGASPLRQEIGLGTAAAIESVEIWWPASGIRQKLTGIEKNQCYLVREGDAKATPVPLKTFKFKSSAHAHGH; encoded by the coding sequence ATGCCACACCTATCCTCAGGCGCGCTACGGTTCAGGCTCATCGCGCTTCTGTCATTTTGCTTCGCTGGATTCATCGATGACACTGAGGCGGCCCCGTACCTTGCGCCATCGACGCGGCGCATGGCAGAGCGCCTGGAACGCCTCGCTCAGGAAGCGGACCCGCTTCAGAATCCTTTCCTGAATCGCCGCGCGGCTGAGATCTTTGGCAAGCAACTGAAGGACGCGCTCGCGGAGCCTCTCACGCGCGAGAACATCCCGAAAATCGTCGGCCTCCGCTACAAATTCGCTCACGAACTGCTTCACGCCGGCGAAAGCGAGCAAGCCGTCGCCCAGTTCTCCCAGTTGCTCGGCTTCATCAAAACCAATCGCATCGAGCTCAGCGATGACAAGGTCGAGTTGGTGCGAATGAACGCGGCGTTGTCGCATCTTCGCCTGGGCGAACAGGAGAATTGTCTGGCGAATCACACGATTGATTCCTGTCTGATGCCGATTCAGCCGGGCGGTTTTCACAAGATTCCGCGCGGCTCCCGGGGCGCCCTCCCGTATTTGCTGGAACAATTGGAAAAGAACCCCGCCGACTTGCGCACCGGATGGCTTCTCAACCTCGCCTACATGACGCTCGGCGAATACCCGGACAAAGTGCCGTCCAAGTTCCTGATCCCGCCCAGGGTTTTCAACTCCGAGCACGACATCAAACGCTTCCCGGACATTGCGCGTGGACTGGGCGTGGACCTCAACGACCTGGCCGGCAGCGTCGTCATGGACGATTTCGATAACGACGGCTTTCTCGACTTGCTGATTTCGGGAATGGGACTGCGCGAGCAACTGCGGCTGTTCCGGAACCAAGGAGACGGCACATTCGCCGAGCGCACTGAAGACGCCGGGCTGGTCGGCGAGCTGGGCGGTTTGAATATGATCCAGGCGGATTACAACAATGACGGTTTCCTCGATGTGCTGGTGCTGCGCGGCGCGTGGTTTGAGAAACAAGGCCACCATCCGAACTCGCTTCTCCGGAACAACGGGAACGGAACGTTCGACGACGTGACCGAAGAAGCCGGCCTTCTGAGTTTTCGCCCCACGCAAACCGGCACCTGGCTCGACTTCAATAACGACGGCTGGATCGATCTGTTCATCGGCAACGAAACCGTGCCGGGCGACACCAACCGCTGCGAACTCTTTCGCAACAACGCCAACGGCACCTTTACAGAAATCTCAGCGGACGTTGGAATCGGCGCGCTTGGCCTGATCAAGTCGGTGCACAGCGGCGATTACAACAACGACGGATGGCCGGATATCTACGTCTCCTGCCGCGGCCAGCCGAATTCTCTTTACCGCAACGATGGACCGCAAAGCCCGGACAAGTCAGCCAAAGGCGCCTGGAAGTTCACGAATGTGTCAAAGGAACTCGGCGTGTTCGCGCCCGTCTTTAGCTTTCCTTCTTTCTTTTTTGATTACGACAATGATGGATGGCTCGATCTGTTTTCCTGCGGGTACGGCGTCAAGAACGTCGGGAGTGTCGCCGCGGATTACCTCGGCTTGCCGCACGGTGCGGAACGGGCCCGGCTTTATCGCAACAATCGTGACGGCACCTTCACGGATGTGACGAAATCCAGCGGGCTTTATCGCGTGCTCCTGGCGATGGCGGCCAACTTTGGTGACCTCGACAACGACGGGTTTCTGGACATCTATCTTGGGACGGGCGCTCCGGACCTCAACATGCTTGTTCCGAATCGCATGCTGCGCAATGCCGGCGGAAGCCGTTTTCAAGATGTGACGACGTCGGGCGGATTCGGGCATCTCCAAAAAGGCCACGGCATCGCGTTCGGCGATCTCGATCACGACGGCGACCAGGACATCTACGCGTCCATCGGCGGCGCTTACGAAGGGGACACTTACTACAACGCCCTCTTTGAGAATCCAGGCCACGGCAACCATTGGCTGAAGTTGAAGCTGGTTGGCGTGAAATCGAATCGCACGGCCATCGGCGCGCGCATCCAAGTGAACGCGGTGTCGGCGGAAGGGACGCGCGCGATCCACAAGACGGTCAACTCCGGCGCCACGTTCGGAGCGTCGCCGCTGCGCCAGGAAATTGGATTGGGAACAGCCGCGGCCATCGAGAGCGTCGAAATCTGGTGGCCGGCCTCCGGCATTCGGCAGAAGCTGACCGGGATCGAAAAGAACCAGTGTTATCTGGTTCGCGAAGGAGACGCCAAAGCGACGCCCGTGCCGCTCAAGACCTTCAAGTTCAAGTCAAGCGCCCACGCGCACGGGCATTGA